The window cactgAGTCTTTGGGCCCATGAACATTGTTTGTTTCTCcacctatatatattttctttctttctttttttttcctttttgcagtttttttttttggctagggctggttttgaacccgctacctgtggtatatggggctggcgccctactcctttgttttcttttattgctttcaTTAGTGGGGGTTTTCTTATACACTTTGATCACAGAGGCTCCTTTTGTCAAGTTTCTTATGTCAAAAGTGTGGGTTATTCACCAAAGTTTTAGCATCCTGAGCAACCACCACACAATTCTGCATTTGTGGCTCACACTCAGTTCAAAACTGCAAGATTGGctgggaaaacaaaagaaactcaCAGTACGGATTTGTCCTCcagcctttctctcctcttcccaatCTGCCTTCCTCTGTTTACATTTTGGAGTTTATCAgcgaaaataatttttgttattttacttagatttttaaatgtaatccGGGAGATAGTCTATGGTGACAAAAACCAAAAGTTTCAGGATATAGTCAAGAATTTCTCTTGTACTTTGTTTTTAGATCTGCTCCTACGTAAGAAGGTTGCTTGTTGACTTTAGTCACGTGGAACCAACAGATCCATTAGAGAGCTTCTCAGTTTGACATCAGTGTTCACACTTTGGAGTCCTGTGTGTTTTCTTGAAGTCCAACATTTTGACAAAAATGAGGAATCTCTCAGTGGTGACTGAATTTATCCTGCTGGGCATCCCACACTCCGAGGGCCTGGAGACGActctcttggttttgtttttgtccttttaCATCTTCACCCTCGTGGGGAACCTGCTCATCCTGCTGGCCATTGTCTCCTCCTCTCGGCTTCACactcccatgtacttcttcctgtgCAAGCTGTCtatttttgacatatttttcCCTTCTGTCAGCTCCCCCAAGATGCTGTTCTACCTCTCGGGGAACAGCCGCACCATCTCCTATGCAGGCTGCGTGGCCCAGCTCTTCTTCTACCATTTCTTGGGCTGCACCGAGTGTTTCCTCTACACGGTAATGGCCTATGACCGCTTTGTTGCCATATGTTACCCTCTACGCTACACCGTCATCATGAGCCACCGAGTGTGCGCCATCCTGGCCACGGGGACCTCATTTTTTGGCTGCATTCAGGCCACCTTTCTAACCACTCTCACCTTCCAACTGCCCTACTGTGGCCCCAATGAGGTGGACTATTACTTCTGTGATATCCCAGTGATGCTGAAGCTGGCTTGTGCGGACACCTCAGCCCTGGAGATGGTGGGGTTCATCAGCGTGGGCCTCATGTCCCTCAGCTGTTTCCTTCTCATTCTTACCTCTTACGGTCTCATTGTCTGCTCCATTCTTCAAATTCGATCTACAGAGGGCCGACGCCGTGCCTTCTCCACCTGCAGTGCCCACCTCACTGccatcctcctttccttcatgcCAGTGGTTCTCATCTACCTACAGCCTACCCCCAATCCCTGGCTTAATGCAACTGTTCAGATTCTGAACAACCTGGTCACCCCCATGCTGAATCCTATGATCTATAGCCTGAGAAATAAGGAAGTTAAATATTCCCTGAGGAAGGTGCTATGGCAGGTGACCTGCCTGCCTTCCTGAGAAGTGATAGAGAAAGCCCAGTAGCTTCACACTTCAATAAGACCACACTGCTTTAACCCGGTATTTCCTTTGGTGCAATAGAGAACACAGGTATTATCACTGcct is drawn from Nycticebus coucang isolate mNycCou1 chromosome 6, mNycCou1.pri, whole genome shotgun sequence and contains these coding sequences:
- the LOC128588873 gene encoding olfactory receptor 149-like, which gives rise to MRNLSVVTEFILLGIPHSEGLETTLLVLFLSFYIFTLVGNLLILLAIVSSSRLHTPMYFFLCKLSIFDIFFPSVSSPKMLFYLSGNSRTISYAGCVAQLFFYHFLGCTECFLYTVMAYDRFVAICYPLRYTVIMSHRVCAILATGTSFFGCIQATFLTTLTFQLPYCGPNEVDYYFCDIPVMLKLACADTSALEMVGFISVGLMSLSCFLLILTSYGLIVCSILQIRSTEGRRRAFSTCSAHLTAILLSFMPVVLIYLQPTPNPWLNATVQILNNLVTPMLNPMIYSLRNKEVKYSLRKVLWQVTCLPS